Genomic segment of Mucilaginibacter sabulilitoris:
GTGCTTTTGATGGGTCGGTAAAGTCCCGGGTTCGTACCTGGGTTACGGTCGCAGCGGCGAGGGCACTGTTGCCTGTTCTCAATTGGCATTCTGCCTTCATCAGTAACACCTGGGCATATCTGAAAAATGGAAAATCGTTGCTGAGGTTGCTTAACGCGCCTATTTTAACCTCAAACTTGTTCATTCTAAACCCTTCGGTTTCACTAGTGAATAACCCATCGGGCAGGCGATTGACGAAATTTAGCTGCTGGCCGTTTTTATCATAAGACCCAAGTATTGGTGTAACCCCGTCTAACTTAAACTGCCGGCCCATTAACCAGGTATCCGCCAGGCGGTTATCCGAGGCATTATAGGTATCAATAAATTGCGGAATAGCCTGTGCCGACCCCGAGCCCCACGGAGTAGCCTGCATGTTTACCTTATCTTTTAAAGCGCCATGCCAGGAGAACATTTCAATAAAAAATCCCTGACCCTGGTTTTCATCAAACGGCACCGAAAAAATGATTTCTGTGGAATTTTCATTATCTGTTTTGAAAATGTCCTTATACTTTGCTTCCAGGTTGTATTTACCCGATGCGATGATATCATTGCATTGCGTCAAACATTCCTGCCATTTAGCCTGACCGGTATAAACCTCCGCATTCAGGTATATATTAGCTAAAAGCGCTTTGGCCCCCCACTTGTTGAACCTGCCATACATAAGTTTATCATTGTTCTCGCTGAGGTTGGGTAGGGCGTCGGTAACCTCTTTTACAATAAAATTGTAAATATCGGCACGGGAAGATATTTTAGGAAGCTCTGTGGCTGTGGTTGTTACCAATGGAGCGTTCCCGAAATTATCACATATTAACCAGTAGTAGAATGCCCTTACCACTTTCATTTCGGCAACTAATGATTCTTTGGTGGTTCCGGCAGCCGGGGGTATCACGCCTTTTTCCAGTTGATCGATGATCCGGTTGGAATTGGTTACTCCCGAAAATAGTGTTAGCCACATGCCGTTCATTTGAGGATTTTCAGAGTTCCAGGTATGGAGGTGGATCCGTTTATAGATACCGGCATCTTCCCAGCCCGAACCATTGGCGGGCATTACCAGTTCATCTGAACTCGTCTCTTGTAAAGCATACCAGGTAGTGTGCGAAAACAAATCGCGCAGGTTTGCGTAAGTTATGCCTATTGCGGCATAAGCATTGTTATATTTATATGTTTGTGCCGAAAGATCCGAGAAGGTAACCTCGTTAAGGTTATTCTTACATCCCGAAACTACCATAAGCAAAAGCATAGGGAAAAGGATAAAATATTTAATCTTTTTCATAGCTTAAAATTTAAAAGTTTAAAAATGCTCCAAGTGTATAAGTTGAAGTAGCGGGGTATCTGTTACGGTCGTCAACCCCGGGTGCAAGGCCGAGAATGCCAACTTCGGGGTCAATGCCTTTATACTTGGTGAAAGTTTTCAGGTTTGAACCGGAGGCATATATCCTTACGCTTTTTATATATTTTGTTTTCAGCTGTAAATTATAGCCAAGCGTTACATTGTCAATTTTCCAGTAACTGCCGTTTTCGATATAGTTGCTCACATAGCTTACAGATTGGTCGTCGGCAAGTGGTCGTTTGCCATATACGTTATCATAAGCGGTAACTAAAAGGTTTCCCCTTGTTAACATAACCGGTGCATCATACCATATCCTGGGGGTATTCAGTATCTGAAAACCAAAGGCTCCCCGCATGGTAATATTCAGGTCGAAATTTTTGTAGGAAAAGTTGTTGTTCCAGGCCAGGTAATGTTTGGGTAGGCCGTTGCCGATAATTTGTTTGTCATCTGCCTGGGCGTCAACAATTGGTTTGGGTTTACCATCTTTTCCGAGTATTATCCAATGGCCGGCATCATCAATATCCACACTTTTAAATCCATAAAAATTACCGATTGGCTGCCCGATTTGAACCCGGCTGGTGGGAGTTTGTATTGGCTCGGCCAGGAAACCCGCATCAAAATAACCGCTCGCCAGCTGGAAGTTTTTATCAGAAAGCGAAAGGATCTTGTTCTTGTTGGTTGAATAATTGACCTGCGTGTTCCAGATAAAGTTTTTAGATTGTACTGCGGCAAAATTTAAGCTAATCTCCACACCCTTATTTTCCATCGATGCGGCATTGGCCGTGATGTTGTCATAAAGGTAGGGTGGGGTGGCAACCGGATAGTTGAATAAAAGATCGCTGGTTTTACGGTTGTAATAATCTGCTGTTAATGTTAACCTGTTGTTTAGCAAACCGAGGTCAAGACCCGCGTTAAATTCCTTTTTCCGTTCCCAGCGAAGGTCGGGGTTGGCATTGCTGGATGGATTGATCACTTGTATCCATTGCCCGTTAATATAGGTGTTGGTATTGAAGTTGATCCTGTCTAACGAAAGGTAAGGCGTTGAAGGCTCGGTTCCTGTTATACCATAGCCAGCCCGAAATTTGAGGGAACTGATGGTATTGTTATTCATCAGAAACGATTCTTTTTTGGCATTCCAACCAATTGATGCCGCCGGGAAATTTCCGTACTTATGGTTTGTTCCAAATTTTGAGGAGCCTTCCCTCCTGATGCTTGCCATTAACAGGTATTTGTCCTGGAAGCTATAGTTAAGCCGGAAAAAATAACCTACCAGTTTGTTCTGGCTACGATATGAATTCTCTACTGCCTGCCCGCGGCTCAATGCCTTACCCGATTGCAGGCTGTTATAAGAATAATCGTCTGACGGGAAATCATAATTTTGGGCATAAAAGCTCTGGTTGTCATTTTGCCTCCAGCTGTAACCAGCCAACCCTGTAACCGAATGCCCGCCAAACGTGCGCTTATAGTTGGCTGTTAATTCAACAAGATCTTCTTCATTTCGGGAAGAACCTCTGGCGGCATAGCCATTCTTACCATCATGAAGGGTTGAATAATGCTCCTTGGTTTCAGAGTATCCGGCAAAATTGTTCAGCAGGTCGCGCGAACCCAGCAATTTGATGTCCAAATCGGTGATGGGCGTCAGGGTTATTGAGCCTGAAGTACGTAGGTCTGTATTTTGTTGCATCCCGTCGGAGTTTTTGATGAGGGAAACCGGGTTGGCATAATCTGTTTTATCAACGTGTTCCGCATAGGTACCATCCGGATTTTTTACCGGCTGAGTAGGGTTAAGATAGATAGCATTACGATAAATGTCGCCCCTATAATCGCCTCCGTCAAAACCTTTATAAGTTTGCTCATAGCCATTAATGTTGGCATTCAGTTTAAGCAAGCCATCAAACATACTATGGTTCACTTCAATCCGGGGGTAAATTATTCGGTTGTTTGATTCCTGCATAATGCCGTTCAGGTCTCTGTAGTTGAGGTTTACGATGTAATTTGTTTTTTCATTAGATCCCCTCAGGTCGATATTGTAAACCTTTGAAAGCGGCTTTTGTAAAACCTGGTCGAGCCAGTTGGTGTTCGATCCGTAGTCTGTTGCTCCGGGCTTTTTTTCCTGTACCAATTGCCGGTACTGGTCGGCATTAAAAAACTGCAGGCGTTTGGTAATACGTTGTGTGGTAAAATAGGTATT
This window contains:
- a CDS encoding RagB/SusD family nutrient uptake outer membrane protein: MKKIKYFILFPMLLLMVVSGCKNNLNEVTFSDLSAQTYKYNNAYAAIGITYANLRDLFSHTTWYALQETSSDELVMPANGSGWEDAGIYKRIHLHTWNSENPQMNGMWLTLFSGVTNSNRIIDQLEKGVIPPAAGTTKESLVAEMKVVRAFYYWLICDNFGNAPLVTTTATELPKISSRADIYNFIVKEVTDALPNLSENNDKLMYGRFNKWGAKALLANIYLNAEVYTGQAKWQECLTQCNDIIASGKYNLEAKYKDIFKTDNENSTEIIFSVPFDENQGQGFFIEMFSWHGALKDKVNMQATPWGSGSAQAIPQFIDTYNASDNRLADTWLMGRQFKLDGVTPILGSYDKNGQQLNFVNRLPDGLFTSETEGFRMNKFEVKIGALSNLSNDFPFFRYAQVLLMKAECQLRTGNSALAAATVTQVRTRDFTDPSKALVTAAQLEGNSRYKYGFVQNYNVTDPGNQTPVKFGGMLDELGYEFPWEAHRRRDDIRFGVFTTKSWLSHKPNGDYRIIFPIPQQALNANPNLKQNTGY
- a CDS encoding SusC/RagA family TonB-linked outer membrane protein gives rise to the protein MKILFYSELLRSVFGKLQRILVVVLTTFFFLQTITATAGATKAPDHLKRNNGIDPVTITGKVTDVNNSPLPGVNVILKGTQTGAVTDVDGKYSLRVPQNSGTLVFTFIGFTTTEAAFTAGKTVVNVQLTGEAKGLNEVVVIGYGTQRRGEITSAVASVKSENFVKGSVGDAAQLIRGKVAGLSVVTPDGNPTATAQVNLRGITTLNASTTPLVIIDGVPGSLTSVAPEDIESIDVLKDGSAAAIYGTRGTNGVILITTRKSKGITSPTMEINTYFTTQRITKRLQFFNADQYRQLVQEKKPGATDYGSNTNWLDQVLQKPLSKVYNIDLRGSNEKTNYIVNLNYRDLNGIMQESNNRIIYPRIEVNHSMFDGLLKLNANINGYEQTYKGFDGGDYRGDIYRNAIYLNPTQPVKNPDGTYAEHVDKTDYANPVSLIKNSDGMQQNTDLRTSGSITLTPITDLDIKLLGSRDLLNNFAGYSETKEHYSTLHDGKNGYAARGSSRNEEDLVELTANYKRTFGGHSVTGLAGYSWRQNDNQSFYAQNYDFPSDDYSYNSLQSGKALSRGQAVENSYRSQNKLVGYFFRLNYSFQDKYLLMASIRREGSSKFGTNHKYGNFPAASIGWNAKKESFLMNNNTISSLKFRAGYGITGTEPSTPYLSLDRINFNTNTYINGQWIQVINPSSNANPDLRWERKKEFNAGLDLGLLNNRLTLTADYYNRKTSDLLFNYPVATPPYLYDNITANAASMENKGVEISLNFAAVQSKNFIWNTQVNYSTNKNKILSLSDKNFQLASGYFDAGFLAEPIQTPTSRVQIGQPIGNFYGFKSVDIDDAGHWIILGKDGKPKPIVDAQADDKQIIGNGLPKHYLAWNNNFSYKNFDLNITMRGAFGFQILNTPRIWYDAPVMLTRGNLLVTAYDNVYGKRPLADDQSVSYVSNYIENGSYWKIDNVTLGYNLQLKTKYIKSVRIYASGSNLKTFTKYKGIDPEVGILGLAPGVDDRNRYPATSTYTLGAFLNF